A genomic stretch from Pirellulales bacterium includes:
- a CDS encoding M56 family metallopeptidase — MNASRLLEILCSLTMQVAVVVGVTQFLGQRYFRDDRDRDRLWSGCLLALLLVPICDFCLPHLRMLPVPAVLVDPDVGLRLEAHAGAIMWIVRLWMAGALLMLGRIVVGSLRAAWLLGRSAPIDAARLPVPWGTLAVSCDRVAFERSKAMQGRAGRDARPIRFRATTETLSPFCWQLHRPTIVLPETVLSFPPDEIAAVIRHEAAHLSFAHPLRLFVQRVAEASLWFHPAVWWAGKKSNAAREFACDQLAAPTAETAAALLRSMLRLAELGCGPARSSLANAATGTSASLLAERARKLSQSVVAPVDSARRTGFPLAPAIVAVAAVLLLWIPMDVCASSRSLWSPWPVWSARALQSLGISARDYEIDGHRLRTDGRAM, encoded by the coding sequence ATGAACGCGTCGCGTCTACTCGAGATTCTTTGCTCGTTGACGATGCAAGTGGCGGTTGTCGTCGGAGTGACCCAATTCCTGGGACAACGGTATTTCCGGGACGATCGCGACCGCGACCGATTATGGAGCGGTTGCTTGCTGGCCTTGCTGCTGGTGCCGATTTGCGATTTTTGTCTGCCGCACTTGCGTATGCTGCCTGTGCCAGCCGTGCTGGTTGATCCCGACGTCGGCCTGCGGCTGGAAGCACACGCCGGTGCGATCATGTGGATCGTGAGGCTTTGGATGGCCGGCGCGCTGCTGATGCTGGGCCGGATCGTCGTCGGCTCTTTGCGCGCCGCCTGGCTCTTGGGCCGCTCGGCACCGATCGACGCCGCGCGATTGCCGGTTCCGTGGGGAACGCTGGCCGTGAGCTGTGATAGGGTTGCGTTCGAACGATCGAAAGCAATGCAGGGCCGTGCGGGTCGCGACGCGCGACCAATTCGCTTTCGCGCTACTACCGAGACGCTTAGTCCCTTTTGTTGGCAACTTCACCGGCCGACGATCGTGTTGCCAGAAACCGTGCTGTCGTTTCCGCCGGACGAAATTGCGGCGGTGATCCGGCACGAAGCGGCACACCTGTCCTTCGCCCATCCGCTGCGGCTGTTTGTGCAGCGCGTGGCCGAAGCATCGCTATGGTTTCATCCGGCGGTGTGGTGGGCGGGGAAGAAATCTAACGCGGCGCGAGAATTCGCCTGCGACCAGTTGGCGGCGCCGACGGCGGAGACCGCGGCGGCTCTGCTGCGTAGCATGCTGCGTCTGGCGGAACTCGGTTGTGGTCCTGCGCGATCCAGCCTGGCCAACGCGGCCACCGGAACTTCGGCCAGCCTGTTAGCCGAGCGAGCACGCAAGCTATCGCAGTCCGTCGTAGCGCCTGTCGATTCAGCACGGCGGACCGGGTTTCCTCTGGCGCCAGCGATCGTGGCTGTCGCGGCCGTGTTGTTGCTCTGGATTCCCATGGACGTGTGCGCTTCGAGCCGCTCGCTTTGGTCCCCGTGGCCGGTCTGGAGCGCACGAGCGCTGCAATCACTCGGCATCTCGGCCCGCGATTACGAGATCGACGGCCATCGCCTGCGAACCGACGGTCGCGCGATGTAG